A genomic stretch from Pseudomonadota bacterium includes:
- a CDS encoding putative toxin-antitoxin system toxin component, PIN family: MKIVLDTNVLVAGLLSPFGACGDIVRMISSGNLTLCVDARILSEYHEVLRRPKFQFAEDKIVTILDYVERNGQTVASSPLLTSLPDADDEPFLEVALMGSVEYLVTGNQVHFPSNLCQGVRVISPADFLKLFLKQEVAENFTLHG, encoded by the coding sequence ATGAAGATCGTCCTCGATACGAATGTTCTGGTTGCAGGTCTTCTATCGCCGTTCGGTGCATGTGGTGACATTGTTCGGATGATTTCCTCCGGCAACCTGACTTTGTGTGTTGATGCCCGTATCTTGTCCGAATACCATGAGGTATTAAGGCGTCCCAAGTTTCAGTTTGCGGAAGATAAGATTGTCACCATCCTTGATTATGTTGAACGTAATGGCCAAACCGTAGCATCTTCTCCACTTCTCACTTCTTTACCCGATGCCGACGACGAACCGTTTCTTGAGGTAGCCCTTATGGGTAGCGTAGAGTACTTGGTTACCGGCAATCAGGTCCATTTTCCTTCCAACTTATGCCAAGGAGTTCGGGTTATTTCACCAGCAGACTTTTTGAAGCTTTTTCTGAAACAAGAAGTGGCTGAGAACTTCACGCTTCACGGATAA
- a CDS encoding type II toxin-antitoxin system Phd/YefM family antitoxin: MKFISVRDLRGKSAEVWKNLPTERELIVTSNGRPIAILSAVNESNLEESLSAFRQARAVEAVMSLQRQSTVQGTDRITMEEIDAEIKTVREKRQR, encoded by the coding sequence ATGAAATTCATAAGCGTACGTGACTTACGAGGGAAATCTGCCGAGGTTTGGAAGAATCTCCCGACGGAACGGGAGTTAATTGTTACCAGTAACGGTCGGCCCATTGCTATTTTATCGGCGGTTAATGAATCAAACCTGGAAGAGTCGCTCTCTGCGTTTCGCCAGGCACGTGCCGTCGAGGCTGTTATGAGCCTTCAGCGTCAGTCCACAGTGCAGGGCACAGACAGAATCACTATGGAGGAGATCGACGCCGAAATCAAGACAGTGAGGGAAAAACGACAACGATGA